The stretch of DNA CACAACTTATAATTGATGTCactgaaaaaacaaaaacaggCCTGTTTTTGTTAACTACTCGAGCGGATTTGCTGTACAACTGAATCTGTTGCACTGCGTGTTCTCGTCAGAAACGACGGTGCATAGCCGGTAAACTTCCCAAACAAGCCAGAACTGGAACTGTGGGTTTGAACATCTTTAGGAGGAATTATGTTTGAATTTGTACGATTATTTGTGTAATTCATCTCCTCTGAAATCTCAGCGTCCTCCTGAAAAGACAGACAAAGGAGCTTAAATATGAGACCAAGGAGCAACATATAGGCAGCAAAATCAAGAAAACAGATTGAAAAAAACTAGGATGATAAtttcaagcaaaagaaagagaTCCCCCCCcccctttcttttgttttcccttttttaaaTGCAAATGACGCACATCAGTAGAAATGCAAATGGATTAACAGTTCATGAAGAAAATCTTTTATCTCAACAAACAATGAGGCACAAACAACTTTGTCAACCATGCCTAACCACAAGCAGATAGGCAACcaacaattttctaaattttcaaacaaaaaatggaGATTAATCATTTTGCACACAGCCAAACTTCTGTAAAGGAAGCTTGTCACGATTAAAAGGAAAAGTGCAAACCTGGTAAGATCCAGCAGAATTCGATGGAGAAGGAGGATCAATTGACAAAGCCGGAGGCATAGATCCATTCTGTTGAAAAAAGAGATAGTTGGAACTAATAATCAGCATGCAATGGGAGGTTGCAGTAAAGACTTCCCTAAAAAGCTAAGCACCACCCCAAAAGGTGCATATATCCTTTACCATATGTTTTGATGAGGTAGGGAGAAAGAAAAGGGGCATGAAGTGTTAAATGTTAATGAGGAGTAAAAGGAATGAATAAACAAATTATAGCACTAACTACTAAGCCCCACCCTTAATTTGGACTAttaagttaaattattattcatttagaACTCAATGGTACTTCCAATTAAGGACATAGATCAAATTGATACTGACTTCTTGCTTTTAAAGTTTCATTCCCCACTTTGCTTAGATACTTAACAATATGCTTCAAATTGATTTCCTAATCGCAATTAAGGTAGATATATTACCCTTGACAATGGTGTAGCAGATGGTGGCTCAAGAGATAGCCTTGAAGGACCCGGCAGCGTAGCCTGTATAAATAGGATTACAAAGTTAACAATAGAATAAGTTCTAAAGAAAAAATTGGGGTAAATATTGTTAAACTAGCAGCTGAAATTCCTAATGATTTATAGCCAAATACACTATGAGTTCAAACTCCAAATGCATGATACTACTACTTTCAAATAGGGCATAATTGCAGTCATCAATAAACGTGGAGAGAAAGTGGTTACCCTAGAAGAAGGGGAAACTGGTGGTAGCTCACTTGCAGGCTTGGGAGAATTGATTAAAGATGCctatataattacaaaaaaaaaggttatttgtttgagaaaaggaaaaaaaaaagttattattaatataacaaTTAAATGGAAagaagataattaaaataataaaacaaggCACATTTGAGATTTAGGCTTTTAAGTCTagacaaataaaagaaatctaTTCAAACGGAAGTTTAGTTCATGTTCTTGCCTGAATCTCTGTAGAAATATTGCATAACCTATATACTCCTTCAGTTGTGGCCACCTAGGCAGATAAAAACAGTAAACCATGAGTCTAAATAATATCACTCCccacaaacaaaaacaaaaatgtttATCCAAACAGTAGACaatgaattgaatttaattgattatacctgcttcttttctatttctttgattttcgatTCCTGAGAAGCAAGAAATTAGGGTTAGTTTCAAAATCCAACATTAAAACTAAAGGAAATAACATTAACTTGCAATCAATTTACCAGGACATGGACAGCAACTCGGACAGACTTGAAATCTCCGCTTATTGTATCTGCTTCCTGTTGAATTACCGAGATCTACAATAGAAGAAAACATTATTAAACAGCAAGGAAAAAACAGAATAGAAAAAATTGCGAACTCTTTACTCACCTCCTCCCTGGTAGTTTCAGTAAGGGAAGCACATTCATCTAAACTTTTATCCAGACGGTTGATTCTAGCAGATAACTTCTTTTTGGCATCCTGAAACCATTGCATATAAGCAAACATCCATTCCTAAGCCTTTCCATGGAAAGACAAAACATAAATTGAGCATAACACAAAAGCCAAAACTATCACTACGACTAGTATAGCAGTGATCATTATTAgtgctattttcaaaaattattttatttgaattacagGAAATAACCATAGTAATTATGggaaaaacaatgaatgcatgttatgcaattaaaattataagaaaaatagttaaaaaaattatattaatacacAACAGCTTGATAGTAATCAAGAAAGAATATCATTTTGTTATGAGaaaaaatcaaattgattatgagtaaacaTCATTAACAATCAACAGCAATTACACTCATAAAGGAATCTATTATGGTCATCAAAGACATGTATGCAACTatgcatatataaatatacaatacTAACTGCAACTGCTCGGGCTTTGACAAAAATAAGAAGACCAAACAATAAAAAGTACCTCAACTGATTCATATAGCTTCCCCATCTGATTACCAATAGATGTGCAAGCATCAGATAAACCACGCCTTGTCGCAAACATCAAATCAGGAAGTTTCCACCCCTGCAAAGTGCAAACATAACCAAGCCACCATACCGAACATCAACTAGGAGAACATATGTGGAGATAGGAATGAAGAGACGATGAtcaacttctttttcttttatctttagaGTACAGTGTTTGACATTTAAACCATAAAAAAGTTAAacaatattttgaaaaactatAATAAGGTCAATGATCATCCGTTTCTAGAATAGTATATAACAGACAGGGACAGGCTTACATGTAGCAACACTAGTTAGAAACAGTACTACTATCCATTAAATTTCTTCAGCTCCCCCTTTAGGTATAAAAAATTTGTGGTGTATGGATTTTACTCCCATAGACTAAAATTTCAAGATCTATCACTTGTACAGCCCAGACAACTAAACATCATTTAATTGGAAATACTGCAAATTATTATGCTCAAAATGACATGGAAAATATTGATAGCAAGCAGCAGCATGACTCAACCAAAAATCACAGTAAAAACTACTCAAACAAAACAATAGAATCAACAATTCACAGAAATGGAGGATTTGGCTTTCAAGGAATGTGTACGTCTAGAAAGACAAATCCTCCACATCCCACAATttcattttcttagtttttaacTCTAGAGTTGTTTTCTAGTATGTGTTTCCTCTCCCAGTTTTAGGTTGATGTAATTTCTTgtgttttataataaataaataaataaataaataaatcacaaGAAAAAACACATTACCTTCCACCAAATATAGCCATATCCTGCCACAACAATAACAAGCACTGTGACATATTTCTTCCCACCTGTGTATTGTAAAAGTTAGAAAATAAtgtaaattgtaaaataaaaaaaggaccCCAAAATGTGTAAGAGGAAGTAGATAACTAGAACCTGTTCCACTTGCATTCACAATTGTGATTGATCTATCTCTAGCAAGGAGTTGTAGTTCCTGCCGAAGGCTGTTAACCTGTTTATGTAAAGGATTAATAAACATTGTCAACTACCCTGATATTGaatatataattacaaaatcaccatttcttttagttattcAAATCGTCAACAGGGGAAAATATCAATCTTTTTTAACTATACTTTAACACTTTGTAGCTAGTATAGAAACTGTGAAACATGGTGatgtttttattcaattctatGAATGTGAGAGAAAAAGATTCAGCTAATAGCTAGAGACTATAGTACTATACATAGCTTCTTAAGTAGTGCCTATCACACCCATCCGCCCTTTACCAGGTAGTGCATTATTGGGCATAAGCATTTTAAAGTTTTAAGTTATAAATGAAACAAGATTACATCCCGTCCTCCCCTTTATGTAAAAATGCTAGAATAACATCTTATAAGATAAATCTTATTGCTAATGAAACTCACAACAAAAGGTTAAGATCATAATAGTGGCAAACAGTCCCACAGGATACAAGCATTCCAATAATTAACAAGCACAACATGCAAAACTCAGACCATATTGAATAGACAAGTTTGCCAGTGTGTTTCTCTCATGGTCATAACTAGAACAAATATATATTTCCATTTATTATAAGATTTTCATTAAATGTAGTAACCTTGTAGACTAGAGTTAATGATAACAAATGCTGTTCACGATCAATATTATTAAatcattgaaaattgaaaagacAACAGAAAGATAACCTGGGCAATCAAAGCATCATTATGTGGCTTTTTACCAGCTGGAGCAGACTCATCACTTTTACCTAGCTTCCAAAAAACCTGgagtgcaaaaaaaaaaaaaacatgaaactGCATCATATACACAAAACATGAACAATTTCTGGGCCACATTGTTGAAAaacataagataaataaaagtaaaaataagataaacataCACCACAATCTCATTCATCTATCAATTTTCTACAACGAGCAAAATCATACGCATAATTACATCATTCATCAAATGCTTAAATGCACCAAAACAAAATGTGAAACCGGCATCACAACCGTAAAACTAACCTTGTAAGCACCGGAGACAACACTAGAGATATCAGGAAGACCCCCCTCCTTTGCGAGGACCGAACCAACAAGACCTACAATACACACAAGCGGATTTCCCCGAGGTCAGAAAGGTAATTTCACAGGAACACAACCCTACCAATCAAACCAACTCCGGTTTCAGATATCATCACCATAAACGCAGCTAAATTACGATAAACATTAAACATAGATGCGAAAATCACGGtgagaaaaaaacaaaatcgAAGCTAAAcacttaatattaaaaattaatagaacAGAAGAAGGAATCAGAGGAGACGAGTGTGAACCTGCACCAAGGAGGATCGTGATCTTGCCGAATGGAAGAGCCATGGAAGAGAGTGATGCTCGGCAAAGCAGCAACTAGCGGAGGATGAGTGTGTGGTGAAGCATTTAGCGTGAAACGCAGGCGTTTTGAGGGTTCGGAGATTTGTGCGATTGTGATTTGTTGGTGACGGAACGAGAAAACGaaggttcttcttcttcgcggGTAGCAGAGTAGTTACGAAATTGGGAATTCGTGAGTTTTGCTTTGATTTGAAAAACGA from Arachis duranensis cultivar V14167 chromosome 4, aradu.V14167.gnm2.J7QH, whole genome shotgun sequence encodes:
- the LOC107486430 gene encoding uncharacterized protein LOC107486430, whose product is MALPFGKITILLGAGLVGSVLAKEGGLPDISSVVSGAYKVFWKLGKSDESAPAGKKPHNDALIAQVNSLRQELQLLARDRSITIVNASGTGGKKYVTVLVIVVAGYGYIWWKGWKLPDLMFATRRGLSDACTSIGNQMGKLYESVEDAKKKLSARINRLDKSLDECASLTETTREEISVIQQEADTISGDFKSVRVAVHVLESKIKEIEKKQVATTEGVYRLCNISTEIQASLINSPKPASELPPVSPSSRATLPGPSRLSLEPPSATPLSRNGSMPPALSIDPPSPSNSAGSYQEDAEISEEMNYTNNRTNSNIIPPKDVQTHSSSSGLFGKFTGYAPSFLTRTRSATDSVVQQIRSSS